The Molothrus ater isolate BHLD 08-10-18 breed brown headed cowbird chromosome 6, BPBGC_Mater_1.1, whole genome shotgun sequence genome segment GGGCAccacacactgctgctgttcATACTGCTTGCTTACTTCTGGTGTGACCAAAACAGTAAAGAACTGCACTGTTTCTGCTCTGTGAATACAACCTATGCTTCTTGTTTTTTTATAGAAAGTTTCTGATAAGGAAGATGACAACAGCAATTTAAGTGACACCTTAACAGTACCACTGAAATTTCTCCCTGTTGGACATAAAGTGAAAGTAACCCTTCCCATAAGACATGTAAGTGTTTCATAATTTGTGTCTGGAAAGAAGCGTAGAATAACCCTCACTATTTAacacattaatatttaaaaaaacaaaccccaaaacaacagcCAAAAAGTATGCAGGGTGGCAGTGGTGGGACTTTTCAGGAGGCGCTGAAAATCTGGATTCaaaacttctcttttccctccacTCATGTTCCTGCTATCATCTCTTTGTTTACAGAATGTACCACTACAGTTGTACCTCCAACTAAATGCTTGGTAAGAggactggtttgttttttcttttctctgaaggTTTTATTGCTCTTTGAACTGTGAAATCTAGAACAGAGGATCCTTTATTTAGATATAAGGAATGCACAAGACTAGGGGCAAAATGGGACAATATTTGTCATCATTAAAGAGTCACCACAACAGTTCAAAGCTAAATATCCTTGGGGCAAATGAGTCCCACCAAGATGCAAAAAAATTGTGAGAGTTTCAAATGGTGAGGGACTTAGTCACTGGGTATCCTTTGCATTAAAGAATCAAAAACTAAGACTAGAGGCTTCTTCAAAAGgggcacagaaaaaaaggcagagtgAAAAGAGAATTTGAAATAATGAAACATCAGAGTCCATGTATTACCCAAATGGCACATGTTCTCTTAAGAAAATGGACTTGTGGCTCTGGTGATATCAAGACAAAGAGGTATAAACTAGGGAAGATGAAATGTTGCATTGTAAAATAATGTGTCAgacaagaaacaaacaaaaattattttaatatctttttcatTGTACAGTTTCTGTATAAATCTGCAGTACAAATGCTCATGAAAGACTTTGTTAGGTTGAAGTCATCCTTTGCTGAGAAATCGTATGAAGCAGAAATAGAAAGGATTCGGCTTACAAAGCTACTGAAAGTCAAAGAAGCCCTTCTTTGTTTTGCATATTTATTAACCTTAGCTGACAGTAAATCTTACACTGAAACAATAAAGAGACTATGTAGAAGCAAAGAAGTTGATTTCTTTGCAAATGAAAGAtacatttctgtaaaaatcagaacaaagaATCAAGATTTTTAATGAATTCATTAGATTGCAGTTGCTGGAAATAAATCCATATACATTTTAAACACCAGTCCTGTGCCTCTGAATTTATTtgttgcagcacagaaaaactAGATGTGCGCTTAGGGTACGATCTGTGCCAAGGCGAGCAGGAGTTCCTGCATAAGAGGAAGAGAGTCGTTGCTGGTGCCCTGAAAAGGGTTCTTCACCTGGAAAGAGATCTACATGGACATGAGGTCTGTGCTTTGGAATCTAAGCATGGGGTGTGGGTCTACTGAATTAGGATTGGCACAACTCCCCTTGAAATTTCTAGTAATATTTGCATGTTGCTAACAAACCCATTGATTTGAatggcaccagagcagaggtTCTCAGTGTGGCATACCCCAGACTCATGTAAAATTTCAGCTCAAGTATTCATCCCTCCAATCTTTTCAATGGACCAAAAACAAGGATGTAATAATACCACTCTTCAAACACAGTTTCCAACAGTATGGTGCTGCAAGTCGGCAAGGCATGAGGCATTGTGTATGATACAGCCTAGTAAGACAACCCAAACCAATAGGAAAACAAGAGTATTGGAAATTCACCTCACAAAAATACTTATAAAATCAGTGTAATGTCACTTATTTAgacttactttttttctttcttcattctcAGAACACTTCTTACaaaaagtaaacattttttctgGTGAACATTAGAACTTTTTATAACAAGCTGAAGTATGTTTTGTCGCCAAGATACAGGGTGACTTTTTAAGGGAAAACTTATTATCTTACTGGAATTGTATTTGTTAAATGAACACTGTCCAAAGAATCAGCAGCATTCAAAAAACTTCCTTAATCCATTTTAACTGCATTTATTGcaatttgttgttgtttataaCGAAATCATGCAATTATCTACTTTTAATCATTGCAATTCCCATTATAGGGAGCAAAGGTAAGAAGGAAGGTTAAAATGGCTGCATATTCAAACTCATCCAAGCATTGAGGTTAAGAGTCTCTGGAGGTTAATTTCAGTAGGGTACTGGTAAAGATTGGCTAAGTGGTGATTTAATTCATTGTCCTCCAATGAATCTGCTGAAGAAATTCTGAGAGCTGTAATTAGACTTTTCCAAGTAGCAAGGGAGTAACTTTCTGAGAATAATCCTTGTGTTTTGGACAGGTCCCAGTAATAGCTGTTATGGCAACAGGTGGAGGTCTCAGAGCAATGTCAGCTATGTTTGGCCACCTCTTAGCTCTTCAGAAGCTAAATCTGTTGGACTGTGTCACCTACCTCACTGGGGCTTCTGGCTCAACATGGTATGTATAGAAAATGAGATTGGATTTGGAATGACTGTGACTACTTTTCCACACAGTAGGAGATGAATCTGTTTCAGACTTACATTGTTAACAAGTGAACATAATTCCCTCATGAAGCTCTTACTGTTGGCTCTCAATTATGAATTCAGTTTAAAGAAAATCAGGCTCACTGAGTCTCTTTAATTGATTGAAGTAATTGTGTAAATGTATCAATATTCCAATATCATCTAAATAAATGGATGATTTTCTAACATTTCTGCTTCTTAGGACCCTAGCAGACCTGTATGAGCATGCTGACTGGTCACAGAAGTGTCTTGAGGGGCCACTTAAAGCAGTAAAAGAACAAGTGACAAAATGCAAACTCAACCTTATGTCTATAGACCATCTGAAGTATTATCACAAGGAACTTGCTGAAAGGGCAAAAGCAGGACATGTGCCATCTTTTACAACTCTGTGGTCACTTGTTCAGGAGATGTTCTTGCATGAACGGGTAGGTACATGGTCTTGCCACACATCTGGGAAACACCACTTTCCTTAGAGCCTTACTCTTTGAGGGCACGATGTAATGTGTGTAATAAATCCAAAGAGACTGAGCCATCCCAATGTGGTTTGTAAACTATAACAGAGGGTCTTGTAGTCAGGATTTTTCAGAGTAGATAATCATTTGAAGGTGCCTCTGTCCTAGGATGCCCAACAGCTAGTGACTTCAGTAGGCAAACTCCCAGAAAGAACTGAGGAATTGCCAGCCGCCACTCTCCCTGAAAAGTCAGATTTTTAAAGTCTGCTTCTAGTTTGACATTTGAAAGTTAGAGTAATGTGTCCTGATGTGAATATTAATCTCAACTTTAATAAAGATCCATGGGATGCAGGCAGTCAAGGCACTTGTATATTCTAATGAAGAAGTTACTGGGTACCCAAAAGGCAGCCAGGAAGGAAAGTGCAGGAACATGAAGGAAAAGGTCTCTTAAGAAAACATGACTTACAGATTCCTCTGTGTTGTAAAATATCTGTTATCAATCTTTAAATTTTTACTTGGGTAGATTATGCCAGTGTTATGCTTTTACAGAGgtttactgtgatttttttatctcaCTGATTAGCCAAGAAAGTACAAACTCACAGACCAGCGCAAGGCACTGGAGCATGGACAAAACCCACTGCCTTTCTATGCAGTCCTCAATGTGAAAGAGGAGAAGTTTGGTACTTTCAAATTTAGAGGTAGGTGTTCAGGGAGTTTCTTCTGATTCTGGGTATGGATTAAAGAGGATTTGGAGGGAGGTGTCTATGTGGGGACAAAAAAGGGGGAATACATCAGTTGCTTGCCCTCACTCAGTATTCatcttttaataaaatgtttgtcTTTTTGCAAACTGCTTGGTTAGAAAGAGCATGTCTGCTGGATAGCATCCTAAGCCATAAACAGgacattaattaaaaatcagtgAACTACTATTTTTGCAACAGACACTGTGAGTGAGTGTGGGCAAATCATCTGATCTTTTCCTGCCATGCCTATAAAATGGCTTTGAGGCTTCCTTAGTTTCTAGGGGTGCTGTGAAATGTAATTGTCACTTCCTAAATATGGCACTGATGAGGGTATGAGAATGGAGCGGAATATGATTGCTGTGGTGGGTGTGATATGACATCCTTTGACTGGATACAGGCCACATTCAACAAAAGGTGTTAAAAGCAGTAGGtactggaaagaaagaagaattaatccctatatttatttatgtttataaCTACTGTTCTACTGTAATGCCTGTGCAGGACAGCTTGAGCCAGGAAACTGCACATCCATGCCACACTGTAATTTCTAGTGTGATGTTGATGTGTCTTCAGGCTGCTTTGTTTTATCTTGTAGGCTGGCAGTTTTGGGTTAATAGAGCTTTCATGCCAGTCACTCCTTGCAATTCACACAACTCTTGCATGAAGTACAGTTGGTGCTCTTGATTTAGAGAGGCAAGTGTGATCCCAGAATCtttatacagaaataaatatctaAGCATTTGAACCGAATGTTAGAGCTTTTCTGAGTTGAAAAAGCTGGTTCCTTTGGGTTGTAAATAATATCTCAATTTTTAGGGAAGTAGACAATGGAGCTTGCAGTACAAAAGTGCAGATAGTACAGAGCTGCTGAGACAAGCAAGATCTTTGGGaaggtttgggggttttatttttattgcagcaAACATGCCTCATGTAAATTCTTTGTAGAGTGGGCAAATTTCTCTCCTTACGAAGTGGCCATACCAAAATATGGAGTCTCCATTCCTTCCGAATATTTTGACAGCGAGTTCTTCATGGGAAGGAGAGTGAAGAAGCTGCCAGAATCTCGGATCTGCTATCTGGAAGGTGACATAGCAGTGCTATGTAGTTAATCACAGCCTTGTAGAAAGTGTGGTATTTGCTAGTCACAGGCACAACACTCCTTGCCAGCACTTCTGCTTTGGGTCTTAAATCAATGGGCTTTTTACCCTTTCATACACTTGTGGTTTTGTGtatcttctttccttctgtcctCCCTTTTCACCTGGGTAGATTTGGAAAAGTTGCAGCATAGTTCCTGTTCCATTGTCTAAACCAAACAAGATGGTGGAAAAGGCAAGTTGAGGAAATAGTAAGTGTTCCTTCCCTGATCAGTCTCCAACTCTTCAACTTCATAAACTGTAATTCTAGATGAAGCATTACTGGGGTAGAATTGGAAGGAGCTGAGAATAAAACATGTCATCTAGAACAAGTCACATCCTCAAGCTTTGTGGCTTGAGGATGTCACTAACCTTCTCTGCCCATAAGGATGAAGGAGGGCCTTTTGACCTCCAACAACTACTTTGACTGGCCATTTTGCCaccaaaggcaaagaaaaagcagctagCAGAGGAACCTATCTGTCTCAGGCAGATTTTAAGTCCTTATAAGTGTTTTAGTTTTGATACCAAACACAAGGGTAGAGGATAAAAGCCCCATATTTATCTCAGTGTGTAGTCTGATAGAGATTCAATTTCAATGTACGTACCTGGCATAGAGCTTAATGAGGAAGGATAGTTCTTTTCCAAAAGCAGACTCACAGATGGAGCCAATTCTATTTTGAACCTGGACCAGCTGCActccacagaaacaaaacatgcctggaaggaagaaaatgagtCTTAGATCagtttaaataataaatcagtttAAAGAAGGCCTTTATGCTTACATGGCTTCACCATGCTTTCAAATCCTACTTTCTCTCATAGGTACACAGGAAACTTTCTACAACATCTTTTGGGTGACTGATACCTCTTATTTTGTTACTCTGTACTATGCAGTGAATGTTCTGTGTGTAGTTACCTCCTGAGAATTAGCACTGAAGTGCTTACACCACAATGTTTGAACTCTCTGAGAACTGCTGCTTAAGTTGTGTCATGATGGGGTCAGGTTGGGTGGGTTAATAATGTGTAGCATGGATATTTACAATAGTCAGTGGTTAACATGTGGTAGTACAGTACTTTTCCCATGTGTTTTAACTTGCAGGTCTTTGGACAAACATCTTTACTAGGAATTTGCTGGATGGCTTGTACTGGTCCTCAAATTCAAATGAATTCTGGGAACGATGGTCCCAAGATATGGTAGATATAGGTAAGAGTTTCTAAAGTGTTGCCTCATTGTGGATCTTCCAGCATGATTTTAATCTCTATCACAATGATTGCTATgtccttttctcttctctcttttccccagaGGCATGCTTCATGTTATtacaaatgtttttcatttaaagtttCCTCATGGTCTGCTAAATGGCTCTGCCTGTTACTGCAAATAAGAAGCTTGGCTTTTACTTGTGGGCAAAAGTACAAAGCCAGTGTGTCATTTGAAAGAGTAAAACACAAAAACTGTGCctgctttaaagaaaactaaataCCTCTTTGGTGAATGGCATGGGTCATGTGCACATGTTTTCCAGCAGCCTGCAAGAAGCAGGGATGAGAGTGACCCACAGGAAGACAACAAGGGCAGCTAGCCAGCAGAGGTGTCTGACAAGGGCAgattgctgttgtttttttctctatttcatggtttcttctctatttcagaaaaacattCTCCTGAGGAAGACGTTACTGTTATTGAGCCTCCATCTTGCTTGTCAGGAAAGTTGTATGAAATGTTTCAGGACATCATGACCAAGCGTCCACTGCTGGGAAAGTCTCATAACTTCCTGAGAGGCTTAGAGTTTCACAAGGATTATATCCATCAGAAAAAATTTATTGAATGGAAAGGTAACTGCAACAAAGAGTTAGCTGCACTGTGCAGGTAACATCtcagattttgatttttagaCTTTGGAAAACTCATGTTTGTTTCAGGAAATTGGCTGAGTTGGACCTATATTCACGGTATCTGTTTCTTTAGGGTAACAGGTTAAAATTAACTAGTCCATGGACTGCTCTTTCACTTCCAGAAGATACCTGTAATTTGGGTCAAGAAGTGCTTTTCTACAGGAATTTTGTCACTCTACATAGGTACACTAGTCAAAAGATTTAGGAAGGGCAGAATCTTTTGAGGTCAAGAAACAAAGGGAACACCAGAAGTATAAAATAGCAGGTTATTATGTGGATCAGATGAAGGAAAGGACTAGTTGCAAGCATGTGGTTTTCCATATATTTGGTGTTTCTGCCTGATGAATTTACCATCCAGATACCTCTCTTTAACCCCTCAGAAACACCAAAATCCAGCTACAGAAATTTAACATAGGTTTAGACTTTAAATGTTAAAAGAACAGATATATAGACTTGATTTAAAAATTGAAGAGCCATTTTCTATGGCCTTTGCTCTTTAGGCAGGCAGCAATAGTTTTATCTCAAAACCTATGAAATAGTCTGTGAAATGATAGCAAGGTGATGGAGCTGAGGTTTTCTGCATCATAAATCTTCCTATAATCCCAGCATCTTTATATATTCCATGAACATGTAGCAATGTGGGAGTACCCCACATTATTGAGGTTAATCTGACTTCAGCAAGAAAGCACACGTTCTCTGCCTTCTCTGAGCCCTCCTCTTTGGCAAATTGcattttctctcccattttAGGCAAGTTACAATGTGTTTTGTCCCTCTCTGCCCTTGCTACACAGTTTGCTGACAATGTGGAGAGATGGTGGTGCATTTCTGTGGGTTAAGGCAGAGCCCACAGTGTGCtatcttcttttaaaatgttcagtAAGCAAAATGTCTGTGTCCTAAAAGGGTCTGCactaagaaaacaaatgaaagaagGTGAAAAAACAAGTAACATAAGAAGAGTGGGTGAGAGAAGGAACAAGAAAGTAGCTTCAGAAGGTGGATGAAGGATGAAATTGACAGTCAGTAAATGTTAAAAAACATAACTGTCCTTATATTTGCTGTCAATTTTGTAAAGACACATGGGTAGAAGCAGATTTCAATAAGGATGTTGAGTAAGTTAGCATAGGAACACTAATGACTATCTCAAGATAGATATTCtacaaataaagtaaaatatgtGGAAAGCATGAAATCCAGAGTAGGAAAAGGGAAACTGAAAGTCTGGAGTGGGAAAAATTATCAGgttttccatcttctttttgCTGCTTGTGTAAGATCAAGCTAAACCCAGGTATGGATCCATGTCTAGGAGTAAGAGGAGATGCCAGGTCTATGTGCAGAAATGAATCTTGTGGTAGATGAAGTCTTAAGAATAGAGCTTTGTTTTAGAGGCTTCCCTGAAGCTCTGGTTATCTGACATATTAAAATAAGACTTTCCTTGCCTAATTTTCTTAATGAGAAATTGAACTAATAATCTGGATTTAGCTTAATGTCTTTTCAGTGGCATTCAGGCTTCAAAGGATATTTCTGAGACAAGATTTCTTGAAAATCTCTATTTGGATGTGGGATGAAAAAGGGGATTCTCACAAGAAAAGTGTCTACTTGTAGTTCACATACACAGTCATGAATAAATGCTGCGAAGTTCCATCTCTGTGATAAGAAAACAGGGGTAATGGAATTTAATCTAAAAATGTTCACCAGGccaaataaaactaaaaagtGTGCTCTGTTTCTTCTGTGAGGGACTGCAAGCAAATGTCTCTTATTACAGTTGAATCTCTGAATTCTCAGCAGCCTTGAATGCTAAAATAAGCACATTTTGTAAAGACTTGACAGGGAGGGAATGGAAAAATTATGAATTATTACTTCAAGATGGTGTGAAACATTCCAGGCTATGGAACAAGCTACATTTACTCGGCATGGTTTAAATCAACACTACAGAATGAGGCCAAGGAAGCAGAGCAATTGAATGAATTGAAATGCTGAAACTTAGCAACGGTATTTCTGTGATCAACAGTTTCTTAAAATGCCTAAACATAATTATTTGAAGCTCAAGTATTCTGCTCTGGGCTTTGCTGCCTCATTTTGTGAACTTGAGGAACACTCTCAAACCACTATTTTGATAGTTAAAACCGTGGCAAAATATTCCCTGTTCCATGGGACTGAAAGTGCACTAGAGGAACAGTAAAGGACTTGCTGTCTACAGGGCAAGCTGGGGAGGTTGCCAGCAGAGAATTAGGAGTCTAGCTATCAGAAACTGGCTTTAGATTTCAACTTACCAGTTGGTGTAATCCCCTTTTGGCATCAATGTGAGGTTTAATTAATTCAAGCAGTATTTTAAGCTGTAGGTAGGTGATGTTGTATGCATGATGTGGTATTTTTTTACAGCGTGGTTGATAGTTAATATGACATCACTGAAAGCAAGTTGAAGTCAGACTTTTCTACCTGAAAGAGGGGTTGAAGGCAAAGCCTGAGaaggcaaaagcaaaaaaagagcaatGCAGAAGTGCAATGATGTATTGCATTTGTTAGTTGTGTTGCTACACtgtgaaattgtttttgttgtttgcatttttcccagttcttagggggaaaaaaaaaaatcttttgaagtctatattctgtgaaaaatgaCTCCCCAGAGCAACTGTGAGGTCAGTGGAgcctgtgtctcacctgtcctTTGTctggctgccccacagcctgccTTTGTGACTGTGCCTGGGAGAATGTGGAAACAGGCCAGGTGTGTCCAGATGTGCAGTTTGAAGGCTCCTGAGACTGCGTTTGTGGGCTCATGTTGTGGAGAGAGGTGATTCCAGTCTGGAGGGTAACCAAGGAGCTGCCCTTAGCATGTAGCGCAGACAGAATTACTCACtctttctttcctaaaaaaTGCACCACTAActatattaaaatgtttttcagacaCTGTGCTGGATGGTTTCCCTAACAATCTGACACCGCTGCAGAAGTATCTTTGTCTGATAGATGTTGGCTACTTCATCAACACCAGTGGTGCAGCACTTTTCAAGCCAGAGAGGAATGTAGATGTCATTATATCCCTTGATTATGGTTTGGGACATGTGTTCAAGGTGAGAAAATTAACTTCGTGCTTTGCAGAGTAAAACTCTTCTTGTCTTATTAAAACTTTTAAGTAAGTGGCTGTCTAAATCTTAATCATATATCACCATACCTTGAAGGAGGAAAGAAACTTCCTTCAAGAATGGAACTATAGAAACTGTTAGGCTCTTTTTTCTGTAGGGGATTACAACATATACTTCCTTTAATCCTCAGGGACTTGCAGTAACAATTGTTTGCTGGAGACATGCCTGTGACCTCTCCTGGTCTGTCATGATGAATTCTGAGTGTGACTTTGGGTCATTCACTTGGGATTGTAAAAAATGTTACAGGGTAATAAAGTGTCATTTTCTGACTTGGTTGAAAGTAAGGTTGTACTGTGGCTACTTTGCACTACACATTCCATAGTGTTTCTACTGCACTACACATTCCATAGTGTTTCTAGGGAATGAGTTAAGATGCCATTGTATTCCAGGATACCTGAGTAAACTTGATTCTTTTTTTAGAGCTTTAACTCCATGGCATTCTGTGTCCACAGCAATTAGAGATGACATACAAATATTGCAAGATACAAAATATCCCATTCCCCAAAGTGGAGCTAAGTCCAGAAGAAGAGAAGAACCCAAAGGAATGTTATATATTTGCGGATGCAGAGGACCCCAGAGCACCCATAGTAATCCATTTTCCCTTGGTGAATGACACCTTTAAGGAATTCAAGGAGCCAGGTAAATGCAGTCAACAGAACTGTGCACTGTGCTCTACCCCTGGTATCTGTTACATGTCCCCTGATGGGAGGCAGAAGAGCAGCCTCCATACTCTTGCTGGTTGTTCTCACCTTGAAAAGCATGGAGGACACAGTCCTGGGCAACTCAGTGCCACactgcctcctccagccctgcttgtGGCAGATGGCTCATGTCAACTGTCCCTTGGAGCAGAGCTGTAGGTCTTCCTCACTTGTGCCTGACGCCATGTCCTGCCAAGAGAGATGTACAGAGTGCTGGAATTTTTCTGGCACTGGGATGAGGGAGAGTAAAGAAAGGCCCAGAGAGCTGTGGGAACAGGGAGATAAGGGCCTCCTGAAGGACCTGCTGgtgggctggaaagcagcagcaggagctggccctTGGGCCCTGCACCCCTGTCTTCcccaggctgcctgtggtggAGAGTAAGGTGACAGGGGTGAGCTCCTTCCAGCTTTACCCAAAATTCTATCGGGGCCCATAGTGGGACCAGAGCAAAATTCTATTGGGGCCCATAGTGGGACCAGAGCAAAATGCAAGTCTCTGAGGGAGCATTTGGGAAGGGTAGGAATAGCAGCAAAAAGTAAAGGTACTTTTCTGCTCTGATATTCAGTGATGCTCAGTAATATGTACAGTAAGAGCTAAATCAAGAAAATCACATTTAGAAACTCAGTGGATGAAAAGAGCAGATACCCTGTAGAGGGAGCTAAGCTTGTTCAGTGGAGGCTGGAAATGGTCCAAATGGCAATGTAGGGTGAGATCCAACTGTTGAGCAGTGGGTGGCAGGTAAAGCAGGTGAAGATTTTGGAATCTCTCTGAATGAAAAATAGatgaggtgctgcagagcagagcagctgttgCCAGTTTTCTGCTCCAGGCCCAAACTGGTGAGCTCTGACACTCACCTGTGTGTCTCTCAGCAGTCACTGATTCATCCATCAAGCTGACAACCAGCAACTGATGTGGGTGGTTGGAGGAGGGGGTCCTTGGCAACCTGCTTTCATGGATCTCAAGTTTAACAGTGAAGCTTTTTTGTTTCTAGGGGGATGAGAGACATCTTGTGGAACGTGGGtagttatttttcttgtttttaactATTTACAGTCTAAAAAGACTCAGCCTGTGAAGTGCCCATTTGCAGTGCAGCAGTTACAGACTGTGCTTTGGTGTGCTTGAGGCGGATGCAGCTTTATCTGGATATGGACAGCATAGATAATACATCTCTCTGAGTATTGTGAGGCTCAGTGAAGCAACATTGGCTATTTTTAATTCAGACACTTCTAGTGGTAGTCTGTGCCTAGCACCCTGAGATCACACTGTTCAGAAACTACTAGGTTAGACTAAGACCTGCTGTGTCTAAAGCAGGTGACACAATTCTTGTGTCTTTTTCATGAGGTTCTGGTTGAAATCATTAGGAGTATCTCAGCAGTCCATTTGTAGCCCTGCTGAAACTCATCTCACATTACATTAGTGTTTTGGGCATATTTGGTTCAGACTGCAAAGAGATAGGCAAAAAAACCAGCgaaaaactgaagcaaaaaaatttGTAGAAACATAAATATGAGACTGCTGAAGTCTTCGGTGCAGGGAATTAGCGAGTCCTTTTAAACAAAAGCATTGATATAACAGAGAGCCTGGATGTTGCCATATCCAAGAGGCAAAAcctgaggccaggctggagttTGCTGAGAGTCTGATGTAGGATGCTCTGGTGCCTCTGCACTCTATAACAGGCAGTCCTGTGTGGTTGGCATCACAAGGTCTCCTTGTGTGTACTAGGCTGTCCACTCACTTTAGCTGGCAGACCTGCACTTGTCACCACTAATCCAGGGGCAATCATGGACTTTGAAAAGTGTTCCAAGGTGTGTGTCTTTGTCTGAGAATCAGACTTACAGCGTTTGGGAATGGATGTGGACCCATGGGTGTGCCGCTTAGGAATGATGTCTGCAGgggcaggacaaggaggaatttGGGCCCACTCTGCTGAGGCATTTCCAGGTCTGAGCTTtagcaggagggaaaggaagagtaACTGGAAAAACAGACCAGAAATGGCTCTTTCAAGCTGTGGAGTGGGTTTGCAGTATTTCCTGGGGGCTGTTTTTAACAGGGGATCCTGCCAAGTAGATCAGTCCCCTACAACACTGTACTCCAGATTCATCTCACTATGgtggttttctctttctctgcaggAGTGAAGCGTGGTCACTCGGAGATGGAAGAAGGCAAAGTAAATCTGGAGAACAACTGCTCACCGTACTACCTCATTAGGCTAATTTATTCCTCTGAAAATTTTGATAAACTTGTGAACCTGAGCAAATACAACATCCTCAATAACAAAGACCTGCTTCTCCAGGCAATCAGGAGTGCTGTAGAAcgaaagagaagcagaaggacTGGGAATTTCCCCAGCTACTCTGGATA includes the following:
- the PLA2G4B gene encoding cytosolic phospholipase A2 beta isoform X2 codes for the protein MLSVRIIQAKNIKSRDLLTASDCYVRLWLPSASPGKLQTKTIRNSDNPVWNETFYFRIQREVENILELAVCDEDALTKDDMQFTVLFNVARIRPGETIREIFALKPETERCFKKWESLEVEFWMERVPGPPEHLITNDVLVSREVCCLEVHVDINESRKYLKEGKNLVLTVPASHERTQKTTEDTDTFYFHCVKAWEPVLKVRLQKVSDKEDDNSNLSDTLTVPLKFLPVGHKVKVTLPIRHNVPLQLYLQLNACTEKLDVRLGYDLCQGEQEFLHKRKRVVAGALKRVLHLERDLHGHEVPVIAVMATGGGLRAMSAMFGHLLALQKLNLLDCVTYLTGASGSTWTLADLYEHADWSQKCLEGPLKAVKEQVTKCKLNLMSIDHLKYYHKELAERAKAGHVPSFTTLWSLVQEMFLHERPRKYKLTDQRKALEHGQNPLPFYAVLNVKEEKFGTFKFREWANFSPYEVAIPKYGVSIPSEYFDSEFFMGRRVKKLPESRICYLEGLWTNIFTRNLLDGLYWSSNSNEFWERWSQDMVDIEKHSPEEDVTVIEPPSCLSGKLYEMFQDIMTKRPLLGKSHNFLRGLEFHKDYIHQKKFIEWKDTVLDGFPNNLTPLQKYLCLIDVGYFINTSGAALFKPERNVDVIISLDYGLGHVFKQLEMTYKYCKIQNIPFPKVELSPEEEKNPKECYIFADAEDPRAPIVIHFPLVNDTFKEFKEPGVKRGHSEMEEGKVNLENNCSPYYLIRLIYSSENFDKLVNLSKYNILNNKDLLLQAIRSAVERKRSRRTGNFPSYSGYP
- the PLA2G4B gene encoding cytosolic phospholipase A2 beta isoform X3 translates to MQFTVLFNVARIRPGETIREIFALKPETERCFKKWESLEVEFWMERVPGPPEHLITNDVLVSREVCCLEVHVDINESRKYLKEGKNLVLTVPASHERTQKTTEDTDTFYFHCVKAWEPVLKVRLQKVSDKEDDNSNLSDTLTVPLKFLPVGHKVKVTLPIRHNVPLQLYLQLNACTEKLDVRLGYDLCQGEQEFLHKRKRVVAGALKRVLHLERDLHGHEVPVIAVMATGGGLRAMSAMFGHLLALQKLNLLDCVTYLTGASGSTWTLADLYEHADWSQKCLEGPLKAVKEQVTKCKLNLMSIDHLKYYHKELAERAKAGHVPSFTTLWSLVQEMFLHERPRKYKLTDQRKALEHGQNPLPFYAVLNVKEEKFGTFKFREWANFSPYEVAIPKYGVSIPSEYFDSEFFMGRRVKKLPESRICYLEGLWTNIFTRNLLDGLYWSSNSNEFWERWSQDMVDIEKHSPEEDVTVIEPPSCLSGKLYEMFQDIMTKRPLLGKSHNFLRGLEFHKDYIHQKKFIEWKDTVLDGFPNNLTPLQKYLCLIDVGYFINTSGAALFKPERNVDVIISLDYGLGHVFKQLEMTYKYCKIQNIPFPKVELSPEEEKNPKECYIFADAEDPRAPIVIHFPLVNDTFKEFKEPGVKRGHSEMEEGKVNLENNCSPYYLIRLIYSSENFDKLVNLSKYNILNNKDLLLQAIRSAVERKRSRRTGNFPSYSGYP
- the PLA2G4B gene encoding cytosolic phospholipase A2 beta isoform X1 is translated as MTSSIYSIEGTVPLSCQNLAGQCYSLLDTSLKYLGISGCSGNLPSSPDSSSERHHLGDFLSHRCQASQMTASDCYVRLWLPSASPGKLQTKTIRNSDNPVWNETFYFRIQREVENILELAVCDEDALTKDDMQFTVLFNVARIRPGETIREIFALKPETERCFKKWESLEVEFWMERVPGPPEHLITNDVLVSREVCCLEVHVDINESRKYLKEGKNLVLTVPASHERTQKTTEDTDTFYFHCVKAWEPVLKVRLQKVSDKEDDNSNLSDTLTVPLKFLPVGHKVKVTLPIRHNVPLQLYLQLNACTEKLDVRLGYDLCQGEQEFLHKRKRVVAGALKRVLHLERDLHGHEVPVIAVMATGGGLRAMSAMFGHLLALQKLNLLDCVTYLTGASGSTWTLADLYEHADWSQKCLEGPLKAVKEQVTKCKLNLMSIDHLKYYHKELAERAKAGHVPSFTTLWSLVQEMFLHERPRKYKLTDQRKALEHGQNPLPFYAVLNVKEEKFGTFKFREWANFSPYEVAIPKYGVSIPSEYFDSEFFMGRRVKKLPESRICYLEGLWTNIFTRNLLDGLYWSSNSNEFWERWSQDMVDIEKHSPEEDVTVIEPPSCLSGKLYEMFQDIMTKRPLLGKSHNFLRGLEFHKDYIHQKKFIEWKDTVLDGFPNNLTPLQKYLCLIDVGYFINTSGAALFKPERNVDVIISLDYGLGHVFKQLEMTYKYCKIQNIPFPKVELSPEEEKNPKECYIFADAEDPRAPIVIHFPLVNDTFKEFKEPGVKRGHSEMEEGKVNLENNCSPYYLIRLIYSSENFDKLVNLSKYNILNNKDLLLQAIRSAVERKRSRRTGNFPSYSGYP